TCGGCGCGGCAGCCGGCCAATACCGTGGGCTGGAAGTGAAAGCCCGCGCCCAGGTCGGCGATCTGCCCGCCGCTGACCAGCGTCGCGCCCTGGCTCAGCGCGGTGCGCACCTTGCGGTTGACGTTGTCCAGGCCCTGGCGGTTGATCAGCGGACCCATTTCCGCACCGGCCATGGCCAGCGGGTCGCCGTAGCGCGTGGCCGACATGGCCGCGCTGATGCGCTCGATAAATTGGTCGGCAACCTTGCGCTCCACGTACACCCGCTCGGCGCAGTTGCACACTTGCCCGGTGTTGATGATGCGCGAGTCGCGAATGGCTTTGATGGCCAGTTCCAGGTCGGCATCCGCCAGCACAATGGCCGGCGCCTTGCCGCCCAGCTCCAGATTGAGCTTGGTGATGTTCGGCGCAGCGGCGGCCATGATGCGTGAGCCGGTGGCGACGCTGCCGGTGAAGCTGATCATGTCCACGCCTTTGTGGGCGGTGAGTGCACCGCCGACCTGGCCGTCACCACACACCACGTTGAATACACCAGCGGGCAGGTCGGTCTCGGCGACCAGCTTGGCGAATTCAAAGCAGTTGTTTGGGGTTTCTTCGCTGGGCTTGATCACGATGGTATTGCCGGTGAGCAGCGCCGGCGCCAATTTGCGCGCAATCAAGAAGAACGGGAAGTTCCACGGCAGGATACCGGCCACGACGCCCAAGGGTTTGCGGAACAGAAAGATGTTTTCGTTGGGGCGGTCGCTGGTGATGATCTCGCCTTCGATGCGGCGCGCCCATTCGGCCATGTAGTCGAGGTAGTCGGC
The genomic region above belongs to Pseudomonas sp. S35 and contains:
- the aldA gene encoding aldehyde dehydrogenase encodes the protein MSSVPVYQNFINGRFVPSEAHLDVLNPATGALLSKVPASTAADVDQALAAARGAQKEWARKPAIERAGHLRRIAAKLRENVAHLARTITLEQGKVSGLAEVEVNFTADYLDYMAEWARRIEGEIITSDRPNENIFLFRKPLGVVAGILPWNFPFFLIARKLAPALLTGNTIVIKPSEETPNNCFEFAKLVAETDLPAGVFNVVCGDGQVGGALTAHKGVDMISFTGSVATGSRIMAAAAPNITKLNLELGGKAPAIVLADADLELAIKAIRDSRIINTGQVCNCAERVYVERKVADQFIERISAAMSATRYGDPLAMAGAEMGPLINRQGLDNVNRKVRTALSQGATLVSGGQIADLGAGFHFQPTVLAGCRADMEIMREEIFGPVLPIQIVDDLDEAIALANDCDYGLTSSIYTRDLGKAMHAVREIDFGETYVNRENFEAMQGFHAGVRKSGIGGADGKHGLYEYTHTHVVYLQS